In one Chryseobacterium culicis genomic region, the following are encoded:
- a CDS encoding NAD(P)/FAD-dependent oxidoreductase gives MRNVDYIIVGDGYAGLFLAHQLIKNNKSFVIFSEGRKSASQVSAGIINPVVLKKFTTFWKAQEQIDFLKDNLKQIESYTGENYLINAPIHRIFHDENEQNLWLKKSGIEELSHFLDKKFDRLNVVKNDFLAGKVNQSARLNVNGFFSGLFSYFEKNDHWVKEKFDYTQLHPSESTYKDLGFKNIIFCEGMGVKDNPYFSEIAVNPNKGHHIKVKLSQPLSENITIKKKHFLFPTGNGLYFYGGTYDREQLHHHIDESAVEQLVKGLSEFYPYDFEVEEVHFGFRPTVKDRRPIIGRHETFRNLYVFNGLGARGILNGCYFSRDLFRFIEEDIPLHEEVSLNRFQ, from the coding sequence ATGAGAAATGTAGATTATATTATCGTAGGAGATGGATACGCAGGGCTTTTCTTGGCTCATCAGCTAATTAAGAATAACAAGTCCTTCGTGATCTTTTCTGAAGGAAGAAAAAGTGCTTCACAGGTGTCGGCCGGGATTATCAATCCTGTGGTCTTAAAAAAGTTTACCACATTCTGGAAAGCACAGGAACAAATAGATTTTCTTAAAGATAATTTGAAACAAATAGAATCGTATACTGGAGAAAACTATCTGATCAATGCTCCTATTCATAGAATCTTTCATGATGAAAATGAACAGAATTTATGGCTGAAAAAATCGGGAATTGAAGAATTGTCGCATTTTCTTGATAAAAAATTTGATCGTTTAAATGTGGTAAAAAATGATTTTCTTGCCGGAAAGGTGAATCAGTCTGCCAGACTCAATGTTAATGGATTTTTCAGTGGTTTATTCAGTTATTTTGAAAAAAATGATCATTGGGTAAAAGAAAAATTTGATTATACCCAATTGCATCCGTCAGAATCTACTTATAAAGATTTGGGTTTCAAAAATATTATCTTTTGTGAAGGAATGGGAGTGAAGGATAATCCCTACTTCTCAGAAATAGCGGTGAATCCAAATAAGGGACACCATATAAAAGTGAAACTTTCTCAACCACTTTCTGAAAACATAACGATTAAGAAGAAACATTTTTTATTTCCAACCGGAAATGGTCTGTATTTTTATGGAGGAACTTATGACAGGGAACAGCTACATCATCACATTGATGAATCTGCAGTGGAGCAACTGGTGAAAGGTCTTTCAGAATTTTATCCTTATGATTTTGAAGTGGAAGAAGTGCATTTTGGATTCCGCCCAACAGTAAAAGACAGAAGACCCATCATCGGAAGACATGAAACATTCCGTAATCTGTATGTTTTTAATGGACTTGGAGCCCGTGGAATCCTTAATGGTTGCTATTTTTCCAGGGATTTGTTCCGTTTTATTGAAGAAGATATTCCATTGCACGAAGAAGTATCCCTGAACAGGTTTCAATAA
- the gldN gene encoding gliding motility protein GldN gives MKKYISTLLVLVSGFAFSQTILNASSPEEFRQMRAENKQKVGDTIVDKTVKPLEYGFVEDKDILKSMFVWEIIDMNDKINQPFYYDNPDGLLATPTRSLYQLLLDAALSGKIEQVYDDENFTVKLSPEGIQKRLEKVIINDAAIDILNSGRQLTEAEKKQYTDVFKTTTDKVKVLKIMGMWFIDKRDGQMKYRPLGIAAMGPDPAVQGVIGPDGKPIASNDELIDLFWIYYPSARDILANNFVFNRKNSSADLSFDDVINARRFSSIIYKSSNGLGDGTIKDYIPKNADEQLEESDRIKAQILDMENDMWNY, from the coding sequence ATGAAAAAATATATTAGCACCCTTTTAGTATTAGTTTCGGGATTTGCTTTTTCCCAGACTATTCTGAACGCATCTTCTCCGGAAGAGTTCAGACAGATGAGAGCAGAAAACAAACAAAAAGTTGGTGATACTATTGTAGATAAAACAGTAAAGCCTCTTGAATATGGTTTTGTAGAAGATAAAGATATCCTGAAGAGTATGTTTGTATGGGAGATCATTGATATGAATGATAAGATCAACCAGCCTTTCTACTATGACAATCCGGATGGTCTTCTTGCTACTCCTACAAGATCTTTATACCAGTTATTATTGGACGCTGCCTTAAGCGGAAAGATTGAGCAGGTATATGATGATGAAAACTTTACAGTAAAACTTTCTCCGGAAGGAATTCAGAAAAGATTAGAAAAAGTAATCATCAATGATGCTGCTATTGATATCTTAAACTCAGGTAGACAATTAACAGAGGCTGAAAAGAAACAATATACTGACGTTTTTAAGACAACTACTGACAAGGTAAAAGTTCTTAAAATCATGGGTATGTGGTTTATTGATAAAAGAGACGGACAGATGAAATACAGACCTCTTGGTATTGCTGCAATGGGACCAGATCCTGCAGTACAGGGAGTTATCGGTCCAGATGGTAAGCCTATCGCAAGTAATGATGAGCTTATTGACCTGTTCTGGATCTATTATCCAAGTGCAAGAGATATTTTAGCAAATAATTTTGTCTTCAACAGAAAGAATTCTTCTGCTGATCTATCTTTCGATGATGTTATCAATGCAAGAAGATTCTCTTCTATCATTTATAAATCTTCAAACGGTTTAGGAGACGGTACTATCAAGGACTATATCCCTAAAAATGCTGATGAACAGTTGGAAGAAAGCGATAGAATCAAGGCACAGATTCTTGACATGGAAAATGATATGTGGAATTACTAA
- a CDS encoding SemiSWEET transporter: MNENILGIVAGVLTSVSMIPQLVKVIREKNVEDISLLMLLVLISGLSLWVWYGFEKDELPIILSNAFAVLVNISLLVCYIIYNKKK, translated from the coding sequence ATGAATGAAAATATATTAGGCATCGTTGCCGGAGTTCTTACTTCTGTTTCCATGATTCCACAGCTTGTAAAAGTAATCCGGGAAAAGAATGTAGAAGATATTTCTCTACTTATGCTTTTAGTCCTCATTTCAGGGCTATCATTGTGGGTATGGTATGGTTTTGAAAAGGACGAGCTGCCTATTATCTTATCAAATGCTTTTGCTGTTCTTGTGAATATAAGCCTTCTGGTATGCTATATAATCTAC